From the genome of Rhizobium oryzihabitans:
AAGCATTACCATTGCCGGATCCGCATCTGCCAGCGTCACGGGCTGCTTCGACAAGATCAGCCTTCGGAAGCAGACGCAATCAGCCGGGACAGTCGAACTGGAGTTCGCAGCATGAGCATCAAGACAGGAACTTCTGTTGGCAACGGTTCGCGGCGCAGCGTCTCGATCGGGTGGAAGCCGGAACTCGTCATTTCCATTCCCGATGCGCCGAAGATTGTTGCACTCAAGCTGCATGATCTGTGGGCGGGGCGGTCCAACGTGCTGGGAGCGTCCAACAGCTACGCAGATGGGGCCAGTATCACCAAGGATGGCTATACCGTCTCGCAGTCGCCCAAATGGAACGACGAGGGCATCACCTATCATCATCTCGCCATATCGCGCTCTGCTGCTCTCAAGATGGCGCTTGCCGGTTCTCAGGGCAACGCCATCGCCAGCCGGCTGATCAAGTTCGATGACAGCAGCATCAACCTCGCCGCCGTAATTGCCAAGCGCGATAGCACGCGTGACGGGGTTCTTCAGGTCGGATCGTCCACCACGGCGCTACTTGGCGGAACGGCGCTGACGGAACCAGGAGCAATCACCAATCTGACGACAGGCCAGTGCACCGTTTCCACATCACCATATGTCAACGAATATGACGCGGCGCAGGAGTTGGGCGAAGGCATCGACTTCATCGGGTTCGAGAGCGGAGCAAACTTCGCGACGGCGACATTTACCGGTTCTGGCGCAAATCGTGCCGTCAGTCTTGGTTTCCAGCCAAAGGCTGTCATCGTCGCCAAACTGAGCGGCACGCTTCAGGCTGCATGGATCAAGACGGACACCATGTCGGCCAGCGGTGCAAAACAGATGTCCGCAGCGGCCGGTATTGTGGCGTCCGGCATTTCCTTTGATGCGGATGGGCTACAGCTTGCCGCCAGTTCTGCGCTCAACGTCAACGCGGCAACCTATGTCGTCATCGCCTTCCGCGATCATGCAGACACGCCGATCGCCGCTCCTGCCGTCAAGAAGTCCGGCAAGAAAGCCATTTTGCTTTCCGCACGCGGCGCAACGTCATGGATCAACTGCGGAACTGACAACAGCCTGGTGATTGACGGCGCCATGTCGATGGAGTGGATGGGCGGTATTGAGCCTACCACCCGCGCAAATGCCTCCGTCATGATGTGGCGCGGTGCCAGCACGTCGGTGTCCGCGCTTCAGCAGTCGCTATTCATGGGCGCTATAGGCTGGGTGGGTCTTGCCGGGAACTGGAGCGGGCCGATCATGGCCGTTGGCTGTTCTGACCGCATGGACTTCGGCACGTCATCCACGAACATCCTGAACCCGTTCCGAACCGGTCTCATTCCAGATTACGGCTCCATCATCCACTGGCTGGCCACACACGACGGATCAGGCGGCTGGATGCTGTATCGCAACGGGCAACTGGTTCGCCAGCGTGCGCTTGATATGGTGGCGATAAACGGACAACCGAACATCGACGGCCAGACAGGCCATCGCATGATCCTTGGCGCAGCCTACAATGCCAGTGCTCCGGTCCAGATGTCCCGCCAGCGCGTTTCTCTGGCAAGGCTCTACAATCGCGCCCTGACGCCTTCCGAGGTTGCCAGCCGCTTTGCCCGTGCTGGCCTCGGAAGTTCCGACCCCGATGTGACGAGCGGGCTTGTCGAGGAATGGGATGCTGCGAACGCATCCGGCTCCACACTGCCGGCGACAATCGCAAGCGCAAACAATGGCGCCATCGTCGGCGGGTCAATCATCACGCTCTGAAACTATCTCCCCCGACCCATGGCCGGGGGCTTTTCTTTACTCGCATCGCAAGGGTTTTGCCGATGGCACCTGAAATAGACGCTGCAGTTCATCGGCAGCTTGGAGAGCTTGTCGCAGGCCTTCGCGGCATACAAGACGATATGCGGGAGATGAAAGCCACCCTCCAGAGATCCGAAGACAAATCAGCGGAAAGCCGTGCGGGGGTTCACAGGCGGCTTGATGAGGCTGTTGACAGGATTTCCCGCGTCGAAAGCTCCGTCGCTTCTGTGAATGAAGACGTGGCCGAAATGAAGCCCGTCACTGATGATGTGCGACGCTGGCGTCTCATGGGCATCGGCGCTTTGAGCATGATCGGAATAGGTGGTGTGGCTCTTGGCGTTTCGTTCGCCGATGCACTAAAAAAGATAGGTGGGCTGCTCATCGGCCGGATTTAATCGTATCCTTGTGTGGGTAATGCTCCGGGCACCACCAATTTGGCTTATCTGCCTTTGACCGGCTAAAACCCCATCCGCCCCACTTTGTGCACCCCGGATGCTCGCACCAGTGGTTCTCGTGGATGCCGTCTCCGGCCTTATTGGTCTGGTCGCTCATGCCCTCACCCTTATACCAACGACAGGAGGCAGCCCAGCCTCTTGCCTCAACAGATCATAGTGTTCTTCCACCTTGCGTGCCGCCTCGTGCACGTCTGGCGCATAGCCGCCCTGTGGGAGCACGTTGACCCTGATGCGCCTTGAATGCCCTCCATCCCATTTGTAGGTGCCGCGCATCGGGCCCGTCTCTTGCTCAGAGATTCGGCCGACTATCTCCCCCTCGACAATGCATACGAAGTCGTTGAGCAGTTCGCCGTTCAGGCCACGCTCGCCTTTCCACGTTCTCATCCAGAGATGTCTGCGTTGGTATTTCTCATCATCGCGCACGGGCTTTCCCTCCGGTGACAGAGTTTCGTTTTCCCTTGATGTCTTGATGCGCGCCGCCCAGCGCTGGTGCTGATTATGGGATAGGCGGGGAGGGAGTCAATAATTGATAGAGCGAAGTGATTTTTGAGGGCAAAATAGTTTTACAGCCCCATTGAAACATTTGAGAGATTTTTGACGATTTAAAGCCAGTTTTACACGCAAGTTATTGATATCGGCCAGATAGACCGAGCCTTCCAAGCTGAATACGCGGGTTCGATTCCCGCTACCCGCTCCACTTCTCCCCCTACATTATCAATTGCGCCCAACACTCTGAATTTGCCGCATTTATCGTGTGCGCAAAAAGCCTTCCGGCATCGTCATCAGCATTTGTTTTATTGATCCAGCCAGTTCGATGCCCTGCATCGGAATTCAGGCGCGGGCTTTCATCGTCTCATGGTCTGCACATTGACGTCGATCTCTGTTGCGGCCGTGCGACGGCCGCACCTCCCATTGTTTGCAATTGAGGTCGCGGGCGGCACGTGGTTCCATGACGGATGCGTCGCTGATTCCTCCCCGTCGATACCAAGTTGTGATCCGAGAGGCCCATGTCGATTTCAGATACGATTTTCCGCCCTTTCGAGACGTTGATACGGCCGCTCGACATTCCCTTCCATCCGCTGCCGTCGAAAGGCCCGGTCGCGGTGCTTTTGCATTTCATTTCAATGTTTCGCGGCGTCCTCATTGCTCTTGCCCTGTCGTCCATGGCCGTGGAAGCCATCAATCTGTCGATCATCTGGGGATTGTCGGTCATCGTCGACGGCGTGACGGCGCAGGGTGCGGAGGCCTTTCTGCGAAACGAATGGCCGATGCTCGCCGTTCTCGGTGTGCTGATCTTCCCGGCCATGCCGGTCGCGTCGTTTCTTCTCAACACGCTCACCTCGCACACGCTCGGCATTGCGATGCCGGCGGCAATCCAGTGGCAGGGTCACAAGGCGGTGGAGCGGCAGGATCTCGCATTTTTCCACGAGCTTTACGCCGGACAGGTCGCTTCGCGTCTTTCGCAGGTGTCGTCAGCCGTTCAGCAGCAGATCATCAACGCCTTTCAACTTGCACCGCGCTTCCTGCTGCAGATGGTCGGCTCACTCGTTCTGCTCTAGGCGCTGTCCTGGCAGCTCGCCTTGCCGGTGCTCATCTGGATCGTGCTGAATGTGGTGCTGGCCGTCAAACTCGCTCCTGTCTTCACCGAGCGGTCGCGGCGGTCGGCAAAACAGCGAAGCCTCGTCTCGGGCGCAATCACCGATCTCTATAGCAACATGCAGATGATCAAGCAGTTCGCAGCCGAAGACAGTGAGGCCGGAGCCATCCGCCGTATCCTGAACAAGGCCGTGCATACCCAGCATAGGGAACAGCGCGTTTATCGCGCATCGGAACTGGTTGTCGTCGCGCTCAACATGGCATTGTGGCTGGCGATCCTGTCCCTCGGTTTTTCCGGTCTGGTGAAGGGCTTCATCACGGTCGGGGAATTTGTCGGCGCCGTTTACATCCTGCAACGGCTGTCGGGGCATACGTTCACCTTCCTGCAGATGGGCCAGCAGATATTTCAGGCGATCGGCACCATCAAGGACGCCATGCCCGTGATGACGACGCCACCGACCATTACCGATAAAGCGGACGCTGCCGCGCTCACCGTTTCGCGTGGCGAAATACAGTTCGACCGCATCCGCTTCGCCTACAAGTCGGGCAGGCCGGTGATGGATGATCTGTCCCTGACCGTCCGTGCCGGGGAGAAGGTCGGACTTGTGGGACTGTCGGGTGCGGGAAAGACGACGCTGGTCAATCTGCTCCTGCGCTTCTACGACATTCAGGGCGGGGCCATCCGCATCGACGGTCACGATATCCGCGATGTCACGCAGGCCAGTCTGCGCCGCAATATCGGGGTGATTGCGCAGGATGTGGCGCTGCTGCACCGTTCCGTCGGAGACAACATCCGCTATGGGCGGCCGGAGGCGACGCAGGACGACATCGAGCAGGTGGCGAAAGTGGCGAAGGCCGGCGCTTTCATTGCCGATCTTGCCGACAGCGAGGAGCGCAAGGGATATCAGGCCTTTGTCGGAGATCGCGGCATCAAGCTTTCGGGCGGACAAAGGCAGCGTGTCGCCATTGCCCGCGTGCTTTTGAAAGACGCTCCCATCCTGATACTCGACGAGGCGACGTCCGCGCTGGACAGCGAGTCGGAGGCGGCCATTCAGGAAAAGCTCAATCTGGTGATGGAGGGCAAGACCGTCATCGCAATTGCGCATCGCCTGTCCACCATCGCCAGCATGGACCGGATCATCGTTCTCGATCATGGCCGGATCGTCGAAGAAGGGCGACCGGAGGAACTGGTCGAGCAGGGCGGGTTGTTTGCGCGGCTCTGGAAACGTCAGAGCGGGGGCTTTATTCCGGAAGACGAGTGATCGAGCGACGGGCGGGAGACGCGTCGCTCGGCGATACCTTGTCGCTGCCTTAAGTCGCCTTACAGGTGGCGTGCGGTGCCGACGGCAATCACAGGACCGGTCGCCTGACCGGTTGGCGAGCCGCCGAAAGGCTCGACACTGATGGCGAAGGTCGTGCCTTCGCTGATATTGCCACGCATATCCGCGGGAATGATGAGGTCGCCATTCGCGCCGGGCTGGAACACGCCGAGCGAGCGCGTCTTGCCGCCATCCATCACCAGCCAGAGTTCCAGTGACTTCTCGTCTATCTTGCCGGTTGCGACAGGAACGATGCGCATCCGTCCCGATTCTGCATCATAGGAGGCGAGGAGGTTGACCTGGCTGTCCGTTGTCGCGAGTTCGGCGACCAGCGGGGTGGTGTCCTGCCATTTTTCGGGGAATGCGGCGTAAACGACGGCCGCCACGGCGGTTGCACTCGTAGCAACCGATATCCACCGCCAGAAGGATGCCGAACTCCACAGGCTGCCATTGGTGTTGATATCCTGGCGGCCGAACAGGCGTTCTTCTATGCGGGCAAGAACAGTTGCGCCCGGCATCTGCTCCTCATACTCGGCATTGAAGTCGGAGAATTCCATCTCCCAGCGCTGGACGAGCTGCGCGAAGGCCTTGTCGTCCTGCATGCGGCGTTCAACCTCGCGCCGCTTTTCGATCGGCAGCACGCCAAGCACATATTCGCCGGCGAGGACTTCGTCGCGCGAATGCATGCCGTCGCTGTGTTCGCCCGTCGTCATCGCTGCATGCACTCTCTGAGTTTGAGAAGGCTGCGTCTCAGCCAGGTTCTGACCGTGTTGAGCGGCACCCGCAATTCCTCGGCGAGTTCGAGATAGCTCAAACCCTCCACATAGGCGCGGCGTATCGCCTGCGCATGAACGTTTTCAAGTTCACGCATGCACTCATCGATCCTGCGGCCCTCATCCGCCAGAACGATCTGCTGCTCCGGATTGCGGATGCTGTCGTCGGCAATGTCATAGGCCTCGTCAATGTCATCAGTCGACGGTTTGCGCGCCCTGATCGTATCGATCGCGTGGTTGCGGGCAATGGCGGCAAGCCATGTCGCCGGTTTGCCGGCACTTGCGGCAAATGTGCGGGCGCGCTGCCAGACCTTGATATAGATCTCCTGGAGGGCCTCTTCGGCTTCGGTCCTGTCACGCAGGATCTTCAGGCAAATCGCAAAAAGCTTCGGGCTCGTGGCCTGATAAAGCGATACGAATGCCGAACGATCGCCCATGCCGACGCGGTTGATAAGGCTTGCGATCTCTGTGCCTTGCATTCGAACGTCCCTTGCTGCGCTTCCTTTATAAGGTTGTCTTTTGTGGGAAGGCAAGGCATGCGCAAAATGAAGTTCGCGTCTTTCACGCCAGGGGATGGCCGGGTGGAAGAAGCTGTCGAGGCTTGCCGTGGTCATAATACACCTGCCGGATTTTCCAGCGGACCGACCAGCCTTACCGTGACGAGGTAACCGATGATGGCGGCCGCTGCGGAGACGAAGGTTCCCCACAGGAGATCAGCGATGGTCAATGTCGTTGACCAGTTTTTCAATGTCGCCTGATTGGTGAGATCATATGTGGCATAGGCCATGAAGCCGACGGCCGCACCATAAAGCAGCGCGGTCGTCCATTGGCCCGACACCAGCGCCGGCCGAACCGCGAGGAAGGTCAATCCGGCCGCGTAGATGAGATAAAAGACGATCGCCGGGGCAAGCCGGAAGT
Proteins encoded in this window:
- a CDS encoding sigma-70 family RNA polymerase sigma factor, which translates into the protein MQGTEIASLINRVGMGDRSAFVSLYQATSPKLFAICLKILRDRTEAEEALQEIYIKVWQRARTFAASAGKPATWLAAIARNHAIDTIRARKPSTDDIDEAYDIADDSIRNPEQQIVLADEGRRIDECMRELENVHAQAIRRAYVEGLSYLELAEELRVPLNTVRTWLRRSLLKLRECMQR
- a CDS encoding LamG domain-containing protein yields the protein MSIKTGTSVGNGSRRSVSIGWKPELVISIPDAPKIVALKLHDLWAGRSNVLGASNSYADGASITKDGYTVSQSPKWNDEGITYHHLAISRSAALKMALAGSQGNAIASRLIKFDDSSINLAAVIAKRDSTRDGVLQVGSSTTALLGGTALTEPGAITNLTTGQCTVSTSPYVNEYDAAQELGEGIDFIGFESGANFATATFTGSGANRAVSLGFQPKAVIVAKLSGTLQAAWIKTDTMSASGAKQMSAAAGIVASGISFDADGLQLAASSALNVNAATYVVIAFRDHADTPIAAPAVKKSGKKAILLSARGATSWINCGTDNSLVIDGAMSMEWMGGIEPTTRANASVMMWRGASTSVSALQQSLFMGAIGWVGLAGNWSGPIMAVGCSDRMDFGTSSTNILNPFRTGLIPDYGSIIHWLATHDGSGGWMLYRNGQLVRQRALDMVAINGQPNIDGQTGHRMILGAAYNASAPVQMSRQRVSLARLYNRALTPSEVASRFARAGLGSSDPDVTSGLVEEWDAANASGSTLPATIASANNGAIVGGSIITL
- a CDS encoding anti-sigma factor, producing MTTGEHSDGMHSRDEVLAGEYVLGVLPIEKRREVERRMQDDKAFAQLVQRWEMEFSDFNAEYEEQMPGATVLARIEERLFGRQDINTNGSLWSSASFWRWISVATSATAVAAVVYAAFPEKWQDTTPLVAELATTDSQVNLLASYDAESGRMRIVPVATGKIDEKSLELWLVMDGGKTRSLGVFQPGANGDLIIPADMRGNISEGTTFAISVEPFGGSPTGQATGPVIAVGTARHL
- a CDS encoding DUF2177 family protein; this translates as MKTYIAAYFFTLIAFLVIDFIWLSTMASRLYRPAIGDLLAENFRLAPAIVFYLIYAAGLTFLAVRPALVSGQWTTALLYGAAVGFMAYATYDLTNQATLKNWSTTLTIADLLWGTFVSAAAAIIGYLVTVRLVGPLENPAGVL
- a CDS encoding DUF1515 family protein, whose protein sequence is MAPEIDAAVHRQLGELVAGLRGIQDDMREMKATLQRSEDKSAESRAGVHRRLDEAVDRISRVESSVASVNEDVAEMKPVTDDVRRWRLMGIGALSMIGIGGVALGVSFADALKKIGGLLIGRI